A region from the Microcella frigidaquae genome encodes:
- a CDS encoding histidinol-phosphate transaminase, with protein MTSLADLPIRDDLRGLTPYGAPQKAVRIALNVNENTHPVPDEVVAHVTRAVERALRSVNRYPDREFTALREQLAGYLSTASASPVTVAREQIWAANGSNEVIQHLLQAFGGPGRTVLGFPPTYSMHAIIAAGTGTTWVTGQRDADFRLSPATAAAAVDRHDPDVVFLCAPNNPTGTPLGLDTIAAVYEASRGIVMVDEAYAEFMPAGEPDALSLLPGRERLVVSRTMSKAFAFAGARLGYLAADPAVIDALRLVRLPYHLSALTQAAAVAALEHAPTMLRTVDAIREQRDRLLVELAGLGYAPHASWANFVLFGGVADPQATFEHLLAHDILIRDVGLPNHLRVTAGTPAETTEFLDVLARMAR; from the coding sequence GTGACGAGCCTCGCCGACCTGCCGATCCGCGACGACCTGCGGGGCCTGACGCCCTACGGTGCTCCGCAGAAGGCCGTGCGCATTGCCCTGAACGTCAACGAGAACACCCACCCGGTGCCGGACGAGGTCGTCGCGCACGTGACGCGCGCGGTCGAGCGGGCCCTCCGCTCGGTGAACCGGTATCCCGACCGCGAGTTCACCGCGCTGCGCGAGCAACTCGCGGGCTACCTGAGCACCGCATCCGCGTCGCCCGTCACGGTGGCCCGGGAGCAGATCTGGGCCGCGAACGGCTCCAATGAGGTCATCCAGCACCTCCTGCAGGCCTTCGGCGGTCCTGGTCGGACGGTGCTGGGCTTTCCGCCCACCTACTCGATGCACGCGATCATCGCCGCCGGTACCGGAACGACCTGGGTCACCGGGCAGCGCGACGCCGACTTCCGGCTGAGCCCCGCGACGGCCGCGGCGGCTGTCGACCGGCACGATCCCGACGTCGTCTTCCTGTGCGCGCCGAACAACCCGACCGGAACGCCGCTCGGCCTCGACACGATCGCGGCGGTCTACGAGGCGAGCCGCGGCATCGTCATGGTCGACGAGGCCTACGCCGAGTTCATGCCCGCGGGCGAGCCGGACGCGCTGAGCCTGCTGCCCGGCCGTGAGCGCCTCGTCGTCTCGCGCACGATGAGCAAGGCCTTCGCCTTCGCCGGTGCCCGACTGGGGTACCTCGCCGCCGACCCCGCCGTGATCGACGCCCTCCGGCTCGTGCGCCTGCCCTACCACCTGTCGGCACTCACCCAGGCGGCCGCGGTGGCCGCGCTCGAGCACGCTCCGACGATGCTGCGCACGGTCGACGCGATCCGCGAGCAGCGAGACCGTCTGCTCGTCGAGCTGGCGGGGCTCGGCTACGCCCCCCACGCCAGCTGGGCGAACTTCGTGCTGTTCGGCGGGGTCGCCGACCCGCAGGCGACCTTCGAGCACCTGCTCGCCCACGACATCCTGATTCGCGACGTCGGTCTGCCGAACCACCTCCGCGTCACCGCCGGGACCCCGGCGGAGACCACGGAGTTCCTGGACGTGCTGGCTAGGATGGCCCGGTGA
- a CDS encoding LysM peptidoglycan-binding domain-containing protein, translated as MSSITYSSTAFAMPTVARTRLRLTRRGRFVVAALVSLPLVLGLLGIALNGGGAVAGSTAAPETVTVQAGQSLWSLAEELAPDAATADVVADLVAVNGLAGGAVLPGQVLIVPAAYAD; from the coding sequence ATGAGCAGCATCACCTACAGCAGCACGGCCTTCGCCATGCCGACGGTCGCACGCACCCGCCTGCGCCTCACCCGTCGCGGGCGCTTCGTCGTCGCCGCCCTCGTCTCGCTCCCGCTCGTGCTCGGCCTGCTCGGCATCGCCCTCAACGGCGGTGGCGCGGTCGCCGGTTCGACCGCGGCCCCGGAGACCGTGACCGTCCAGGCGGGTCAGTCGCTCTGGAGCCTGGCGGAGGAGCTCGCGCCCGACGCGGCCACCGCCGACGTCGTCGCCGACCTGGTCGCCGTCAACGGCCTCGCCGGCGGAGCGGTGCTGCCCGGCCAGGTGCTCATCGTCCCGGCCGCCTACGCCGACTGA